A genomic window from Slackia heliotrinireducens DSM 20476 includes:
- a CDS encoding molybdopterin-dependent oxidoreductase: MGIIDHPMDRRKFLRAGAIAGVAAAGLAGCTPEAGTPDGGSTDSKSSANGDVQATVCENDQAIIDGLGEWKCGLCWANSSCGGYCVNYRYVVDGVVVRSGTDNGHEDTEETPQWRACPRGRSKSQNVYGAERLRYPLKRKNWQPGGVDYHPELRGKDEWERITWEEAIELAGGEIKRIYDNFGPESVLLTSYYVVPSLFGKLGGYWSWEDTVSYGSYTATCETLGLGYYGEPGLPAMNDRLDLKNAEYIVMASGNPAWAATGNPLYYLQLARDNGTQFAYIGPSYNVSASALDAKWIPVRNGTDTALWLAVAYEMIRMDEETGDIIDWDFLNTYTLGFDMNHMPEDAKLEECFKDYILGEYDDLPKTPEWATEICGTPVEDITWLADVMSKKYKTMLLHSFAAFRTTGSENLSQAMMTVALMGGHAGKSGHCFGPGLYAQFAANGGEHLVRFGKYDYIWSDDPFSASALIPGIKGWTAVADGHFTSYSNSNLAGTTSDFHAAEEHDLDIRLWYSCANNSLHTKGNGQLEGVRAVREGNIECIIAQDLLVTDTVMFSDIILPATTPWEGNLDPAEGDVMWVGNTTAIDGDLNGDHNKEIFPAIHPIIKPLFDTKSDGWIWRKLTEAVGVAVEDIFPVSEVQFWFDLTADATFCNENGEWQHIFNVTQETIDKYGVDYQVQTDGVMDLEEFFKQGYFSVDRKLENDPHLFIKFKDFIDDPEANPLTTATGKFEIYSQSKADGYNTTGLSEEPIKPYANYFTPNNGYVASFKNWETKEPGDYPFVLSQPHYLRRAHTQNDGSTWLREALQNPFFVSRPDADAKGIKTGDTVRVWNEYGQILRQASVLSSLVPGCVALPHGAHFDLDESDPDNPIDLGGSEAMLLGPKVSNYHYALSGYNSTLVNFEKYDGDPIPHDGERMVAHIDFDQFDAE, translated from the coding sequence ATGGGGATTATCGACCATCCTATGGATCGTAGGAAGTTCTTGCGCGCTGGCGCCATCGCAGGCGTTGCGGCAGCCGGACTGGCCGGCTGCACGCCCGAAGCAGGAACGCCCGACGGCGGATCGACCGACTCAAAATCAAGCGCAAACGGCGACGTCCAAGCGACCGTCTGCGAAAACGACCAGGCCATCATCGACGGCCTCGGCGAATGGAAGTGCGGCCTGTGCTGGGCCAACTCCAGCTGCGGCGGCTACTGCGTCAACTACCGCTACGTCGTCGACGGCGTCGTTGTCCGCAGCGGCACCGACAACGGCCATGAGGACACCGAGGAAACGCCCCAGTGGCGCGCATGCCCCCGCGGACGCTCCAAGAGCCAGAACGTATACGGCGCAGAGCGCCTTCGTTATCCCCTGAAGCGCAAGAACTGGCAGCCCGGCGGCGTGGATTACCACCCCGAACTGCGCGGTAAGGACGAATGGGAGCGCATCACCTGGGAAGAGGCCATCGAACTGGCCGGCGGCGAAATCAAGCGCATCTACGACAACTTCGGCCCCGAATCCGTCCTTCTGACCAGCTACTACGTCGTGCCCAGTCTGTTCGGCAAACTGGGCGGCTACTGGAGCTGGGAAGACACCGTTTCCTACGGCTCCTACACCGCAACCTGCGAGACGCTGGGACTCGGCTACTACGGCGAACCCGGTCTGCCCGCCATGAACGACCGCCTCGACCTCAAGAACGCCGAGTACATCGTCATGGCCAGCGGCAACCCCGCCTGGGCAGCCACCGGCAATCCTCTGTACTACCTGCAGCTGGCCCGCGACAACGGCACCCAGTTCGCCTACATCGGCCCCTCCTACAACGTAAGCGCTTCCGCCCTGGACGCCAAGTGGATTCCCGTGCGCAACGGCACCGACACGGCGTTGTGGCTGGCCGTCGCCTACGAAATGATCCGCATGGACGAAGAGACCGGCGACATCATCGACTGGGACTTCCTGAATACATACACCCTGGGCTTCGACATGAACCACATGCCCGAAGACGCCAAGCTCGAGGAATGCTTCAAGGACTACATCCTGGGCGAATACGACGACCTGCCGAAGACCCCCGAATGGGCCACCGAGATCTGCGGCACGCCCGTCGAGGACATCACCTGGCTCGCCGACGTCATGAGCAAGAAGTACAAGACCATGCTGCTGCACTCCTTCGCCGCATTCCGCACCACCGGTTCTGAGAACCTTTCCCAGGCCATGATGACCGTCGCCCTGATGGGCGGCCATGCGGGCAAGTCCGGCCACTGCTTCGGCCCCGGCCTGTACGCCCAGTTCGCAGCCAACGGCGGCGAGCACCTGGTTCGCTTCGGCAAGTACGACTACATCTGGAGCGACGACCCCTTCTCCGCTTCCGCCCTCATCCCCGGCATCAAGGGCTGGACTGCTGTCGCCGACGGCCACTTCACGTCGTACAGCAACTCCAACCTTGCAGGCACCACCAGCGATTTCCATGCGGCCGAAGAGCACGACCTTGACATCCGCCTGTGGTATAGCTGCGCCAACAACTCGCTGCACACCAAGGGCAACGGACAGCTCGAGGGCGTCCGTGCGGTCCGCGAAGGCAACATTGAATGCATCATCGCCCAGGATCTTCTGGTCACCGACACCGTGATGTTCTCCGACATCATCCTGCCGGCAACCACGCCCTGGGAAGGCAACCTGGATCCGGCGGAAGGCGACGTCATGTGGGTGGGCAACACCACCGCCATCGACGGCGACCTCAACGGCGACCACAACAAGGAGATCTTCCCCGCCATCCATCCCATCATCAAGCCCCTCTTCGACACCAAGAGCGACGGCTGGATCTGGCGCAAGCTGACCGAGGCCGTGGGCGTTGCCGTCGAGGACATCTTCCCCGTCAGCGAGGTCCAGTTCTGGTTCGACCTGACCGCCGACGCCACCTTCTGCAACGAGAACGGCGAATGGCAGCACATCTTCAACGTGACCCAGGAGACCATCGACAAATACGGCGTCGATTACCAGGTCCAGACCGACGGCGTCATGGATCTGGAAGAGTTCTTCAAGCAGGGCTATTTCAGCGTCGACCGCAAGCTTGAAAACGACCCGCACCTGTTCATCAAGTTCAAGGACTTCATCGACGACCCCGAGGCCAACCCCCTGACCACCGCCACCGGCAAGTTCGAGATCTATTCCCAGTCCAAGGCGGACGGCTACAACACCACCGGCCTTTCGGAAGAGCCCATCAAGCCCTATGCGAACTACTTCACCCCCAACAACGGCTACGTCGCCTCCTTCAAGAATTGGGAGACCAAGGAGCCGGGCGACTATCCCTTCGTGCTGAGCCAGCCCCACTACCTGCGTCGCGCCCACACCCAGAACGACGGTTCCACCTGGCTGCGCGAGGCCCTGCAGAACCCCTTCTTCGTCAGCCGCCCCGACGCGGACGCCAAGGGCATCAAGACCGGCGACACCGTCCGTGTGTGGAACGAATACGGCCAGATCCTGCGTCAGGCATCCGTCTTGAGCTCGCTGGTCCCCGGATGCGTGGCACTGCCCCATGGCGCCCACTTCGACCTGGACGAGAGCGACCCCGACAACCCCATCGACCTCGGCGGATCCGAGGCCATGCTGCTCGGCCCGAAGGTGAGCAACTACCACTACGCCCTGTCCGGCTACAACAGCACGCTGGTGAACTTCGAGAAGTACGATGGCGATCCCATCCCCCACGATGGCGAGCGCATGGTTGCCCACATCGATTTCGATCAGTTCGACGCCGAGTAA
- a CDS encoding 4Fe-4S dicluster domain-containing protein — MTYGFYFNMQRCIGCGACQIACKDKFDFQECGPRPRRVDTYETGDFPNCSIFTMSIGCNHCDNPACTAVCPTGAMFKNDEGLVLHDDNVCIGCQSCVNACPYSAPQYIESKNIVQKCDTCHALREIGELPICVAACSQRALDFGDVDELRAKYGDDLVSECVAIESASTTNPNLLILPREASLSGECFPVIL, encoded by the coding sequence ATGACCTACGGTTTTTATTTCAACATGCAGCGCTGCATCGGATGCGGCGCCTGCCAGATCGCCTGCAAAGACAAGTTTGATTTCCAGGAATGCGGTCCCCGTCCGCGTCGTGTAGACACGTACGAAACCGGCGACTTCCCCAACTGCAGCATTTTCACCATGTCCATCGGCTGCAACCACTGCGACAACCCCGCATGCACCGCCGTGTGCCCGACCGGCGCCATGTTCAAGAACGACGAGGGCCTGGTCCTGCACGACGACAACGTGTGCATCGGATGCCAGTCCTGCGTCAACGCATGCCCCTACAGCGCCCCGCAGTACATCGAGTCGAAGAACATCGTCCAGAAATGCGACACCTGCCACGCCCTGCGCGAGATCGGCGAGCTTCCGATCTGCGTGGCCGCCTGTTCCCAGCGCGCGCTGGACTTCGGCGACGTCGACGAGCTACGCGCCAAGTACGGCGACGACCTGGTCAGCGAGTGCGTGGCCATCGAAAGCGCCAGCACCACCAACCCGAACCTGCTGATCCTGCCTCGCGAGGCAAGCCTGTCCGGAGAATGCTTCCCGGTCATCCTCTAG